From Nymphalis io chromosome 10, ilAglIoxx1.1, whole genome shotgun sequence, a single genomic window includes:
- the LOC126771309 gene encoding reticulon-3-B isoform X5, with amino-acid sequence MGSDSDITHAWFDPQRLHPEVESLIYWRSAARSGAALGAGLALLVALACCSVVSVLAYSSLLALSAAVAFRIYKNVLQAVQKTNEGHPFKWLLEKDISVPAERAQSLAAAATAHLNAALAELRRLFLVEDLVDSLKFGVLLWCLTYVGACFNGITLIILGWIALFTLPKAYEMNKPQVDANLELARAKINEISAKVRAAVPLGRKVESEKDK; translated from the exons TGGAGTCTCTGATCTACTGGCGGTCGGCGGCACGGTCGGGCGCGGCGCTGGGCGCTGGCCTGGCGCTTCTCGTGGCCCTCGCTTGCTGCTCCGTCGTCTCCGTGCTGGCCTACAGCTCGCTGCTGGCACTATCAGCCGCTGTCGCCTTCCGCATCTACAAGAACGTCCTGCAAGCCGTGCAAAAGACTAACGAAGGACATCCCTTTAA ATGGCTGCTCGAGAAAGACATCAGCGTGCCGGCGGAGCGCGCGCAGTCGCTGGCCGCCGCCGCCACCGCGCACCTCAACGCCGCGCTCGCGGAGCTGCGCAG ATTGTTCCTCGTTGAGGACTTGGTGGACTCGCTCAAGTTCGGCGTGCTTCTGTGGTGCCTCACATATGTGGGCGCTTGCTTCAATGGCATTACGCTTATCATACTCG GTTGGATAGCGCTGTTCACGTTGCCGAAGGCGTATGAGATGAACAAGCCGCAGGTGGACGCCAACCTCGAGCTGGCGCGCGCCAAGATCAACGAGATCTCCGCCAA GGTGCGGGCGGCCGTGCCTCTGGGCAGGAAGGTGGAGAGCGAGAAGGACAAGTAG
- the LOC126771309 gene encoding reticulon-3-B isoform X7, translated as MGSDSDITLESLIYWRSAARSGAALGAGLALLVALACCSVVSVLAYSSLLALSAAVAFRIYKNVLQAVQKTNEGHPFKWLLEKDISVPAERAQSLAAAATAHLNAALAELRRLFLVEDLVDSLKFGVLLWCLTYVGACFNGITLIILGWIALFTLPKAYEMNKPQVDANLELARAKINEISAKVRAAVPLGRKVESEKDK; from the exons TGGAGTCTCTGATCTACTGGCGGTCGGCGGCACGGTCGGGCGCGGCGCTGGGCGCTGGCCTGGCGCTTCTCGTGGCCCTCGCTTGCTGCTCCGTCGTCTCCGTGCTGGCCTACAGCTCGCTGCTGGCACTATCAGCCGCTGTCGCCTTCCGCATCTACAAGAACGTCCTGCAAGCCGTGCAAAAGACTAACGAAGGACATCCCTTTAA ATGGCTGCTCGAGAAAGACATCAGCGTGCCGGCGGAGCGCGCGCAGTCGCTGGCCGCCGCCGCCACCGCGCACCTCAACGCCGCGCTCGCGGAGCTGCGCAG ATTGTTCCTCGTTGAGGACTTGGTGGACTCGCTCAAGTTCGGCGTGCTTCTGTGGTGCCTCACATATGTGGGCGCTTGCTTCAATGGCATTACGCTTATCATACTCG GTTGGATAGCGCTGTTCACGTTGCCGAAGGCGTATGAGATGAACAAGCCGCAGGTGGACGCCAACCTCGAGCTGGCGCGCGCCAAGATCAACGAGATCTCCGCCAA GGTGCGGGCGGCCGTGCCTCTGGGCAGGAAGGTGGAGAGCGAGAAGGACAAGTAG
- the LOC126771309 gene encoding reticulon-3-B isoform X6 has protein sequence MADSGPSLCSVLDPLESLIYWRSAARSGAALGAGLALLVALACCSVVSVLAYSSLLALSAAVAFRIYKNVLQAVQKTNEGHPFKWLLEKDISVPAERAQSLAAAATAHLNAALAELRRLFLVEDLVDSLKFGVLLWCLTYVGACFNGITLIILGWIALFTLPKAYEMNKPQVDANLELARAKINEISAKVRAAVPLGRKVESEKDK, from the exons TGGAGTCTCTGATCTACTGGCGGTCGGCGGCACGGTCGGGCGCGGCGCTGGGCGCTGGCCTGGCGCTTCTCGTGGCCCTCGCTTGCTGCTCCGTCGTCTCCGTGCTGGCCTACAGCTCGCTGCTGGCACTATCAGCCGCTGTCGCCTTCCGCATCTACAAGAACGTCCTGCAAGCCGTGCAAAAGACTAACGAAGGACATCCCTTTAA ATGGCTGCTCGAGAAAGACATCAGCGTGCCGGCGGAGCGCGCGCAGTCGCTGGCCGCCGCCGCCACCGCGCACCTCAACGCCGCGCTCGCGGAGCTGCGCAG ATTGTTCCTCGTTGAGGACTTGGTGGACTCGCTCAAGTTCGGCGTGCTTCTGTGGTGCCTCACATATGTGGGCGCTTGCTTCAATGGCATTACGCTTATCATACTCG GTTGGATAGCGCTGTTCACGTTGCCGAAGGCGTATGAGATGAACAAGCCGCAGGTGGACGCCAACCTCGAGCTGGCGCGCGCCAAGATCAACGAGATCTCCGCCAA GGTGCGGGCGGCCGTGCCTCTGGGCAGGAAGGTGGAGAGCGAGAAGGACAAGTAG
- the LOC126771309 gene encoding reticulon-3-B isoform X4, whose product MARPRQSSRHAAQYADLPPRGPVESLIYWRSAARSGAALGAGLALLVALACCSVVSVLAYSSLLALSAAVAFRIYKNVLQAVQKTNEGHPFKWLLEKDISVPAERAQSLAAAATAHLNAALAELRRLFLVEDLVDSLKFGVLLWCLTYVGACFNGITLIILGWIALFTLPKAYEMNKPQVDANLELARAKINEISAKVRAAVPLGRKVESEKDK is encoded by the exons ATGGCGCGTCCTAGGCAGTCGTCCCGTCACGCCGCGCAGTACGCTGACCTCCCGCCCCGTGGACCAG TGGAGTCTCTGATCTACTGGCGGTCGGCGGCACGGTCGGGCGCGGCGCTGGGCGCTGGCCTGGCGCTTCTCGTGGCCCTCGCTTGCTGCTCCGTCGTCTCCGTGCTGGCCTACAGCTCGCTGCTGGCACTATCAGCCGCTGTCGCCTTCCGCATCTACAAGAACGTCCTGCAAGCCGTGCAAAAGACTAACGAAGGACATCCCTTTAA ATGGCTGCTCGAGAAAGACATCAGCGTGCCGGCGGAGCGCGCGCAGTCGCTGGCCGCCGCCGCCACCGCGCACCTCAACGCCGCGCTCGCGGAGCTGCGCAG ATTGTTCCTCGTTGAGGACTTGGTGGACTCGCTCAAGTTCGGCGTGCTTCTGTGGTGCCTCACATATGTGGGCGCTTGCTTCAATGGCATTACGCTTATCATACTCG GTTGGATAGCGCTGTTCACGTTGCCGAAGGCGTATGAGATGAACAAGCCGCAGGTGGACGCCAACCTCGAGCTGGCGCGCGCCAAGATCAACGAGATCTCCGCCAA GGTGCGGGCGGCCGTGCCTCTGGGCAGGAAGGTGGAGAGCGAGAAGGACAAGTAG